The Tripterygium wilfordii isolate XIE 37 chromosome 17, ASM1340144v1, whole genome shotgun sequence genome has a window encoding:
- the LOC119982010 gene encoding trihelix transcription factor ASIL1-like isoform X4: MGPVYGALPLREDLWSEDATHTLIEAWGERYIAVNRGNLRQNQWQEIADAVNNYVSSCRSRKVIVTTKETPRTDVQCKNRIDTLKKKYKTEKARVLDSNGAYISQWPFFESLDDLLRTSFQANSTPSTDRSPLRAAWSFSPVPVGPRSATKKRTAPTKIPAGCADDGSLFLRNFSTFSAFASAAIEAEGSDGWRSRTGSRRKEKTLGTGNCKKDGYGELAEAIEKLGDMYERVEREKQRQMIELEKHRMLFAKELEVHRMQLFVDAQVQFQKIKRHKRDNGVELLYPWQML; this comes from the exons ATGGGTCCAGTCTACGGAGCTCTTCCGCTCCGGGAGGACTTGTGGAGTGAGGACGCCACACACACGCTCATCGAGGCATGGGGAGAACGTTATATCGCCGTAAACCGCGGCAACCTTCGTCAGAACCAGTGGCAGGAGATCGCCGACGCCGTTAACAATTACGTTAGCAGTTGCCGCAGTCGCAAAGTCATCGTCACCACGAAAGAGACGCCTCGTACGGACGTCCAGTGCAAGAACCGCATCGATACCCTCAAGAAGAAGTACAAGACGGAGAAGGCTAGGGTTCTTGACTCCAACGGAGCGTATATCAGCCAATGGCCTTTCTTCGAGAGCCTCGACGATCTCCTTCGGACTAGTTTCCAGGCCAATTCAACGCCGTCAACCGACCGGAGCCCGTTGCGGGCGGCGTGGTCATTTTCTCCGGTTCCTGTCGGCCCAAGGTCGGCGACTAAGAAACGGACGGCTCCGACGAAAATTCCGGCGGGCTGTGCTGACGATGGCTCGCTCTTCCTCCGGAATTTCTCAACGTTCAGTGCCTTCGCGTCGGCGGCGATCGAGGCGGAAGGTTCGGATGGGTGGAGGTCGAGGACAGGAAGTCGGAGAAAGGAGAAGACGCTAGGCACAGGTAATTGCAAGAAAGATGGGTACGGGGAGCTTGCAGAAGCCATAGAGAAGCTTGGCGACATGTAcgagagagtagagagagagaagcagagaCAGATGATAGAGTTGGAGAAGCACAGGATGCTGTTTGCTAAGGAACTGGAGGTCCATAGAATGCAGCTTTTTGTGGACGCCCAGGTTCAGTTTCAGAAGATTAAGCGACATAAACGAGACAACGGAGTCG AACTACTCTACCCGTGGCAAATGCTGTAG
- the LOC119982010 gene encoding trihelix transcription factor ASIL1-like isoform X2, with amino-acid sequence MGPVYGALPLREDLWSEDATHTLIEAWGERYIAVNRGNLRQNQWQEIADAVNNYVSSCRSRKVIVTTKETPRTDVQCKNRIDTLKKKYKTEKARVLDSNGAYISQWPFFESLDDLLRTSFQANSTPSTDRSPLRAAWSFSPVPVGPRSATKKRTAPTKIPAGCADDGSLFLRNFSTFSAFASAAIEAEGSDGWRSRTGSRRKEKTLGTGNCKKDGYGELAEAIEKLGDMYERVEREKQRQMIELEKHRMLFAKELEVHRMQLFVDAQVQFQKIKRHKRDNGVAELLYPWQML; translated from the exons ATGGGTCCAGTCTACGGAGCTCTTCCGCTCCGGGAGGACTTGTGGAGTGAGGACGCCACACACACGCTCATCGAGGCATGGGGAGAACGTTATATCGCCGTAAACCGCGGCAACCTTCGTCAGAACCAGTGGCAGGAGATCGCCGACGCCGTTAACAATTACGTTAGCAGTTGCCGCAGTCGCAAAGTCATCGTCACCACGAAAGAGACGCCTCGTACGGACGTCCAGTGCAAGAACCGCATCGATACCCTCAAGAAGAAGTACAAGACGGAGAAGGCTAGGGTTCTTGACTCCAACGGAGCGTATATCAGCCAATGGCCTTTCTTCGAGAGCCTCGACGATCTCCTTCGGACTAGTTTCCAGGCCAATTCAACGCCGTCAACCGACCGGAGCCCGTTGCGGGCGGCGTGGTCATTTTCTCCGGTTCCTGTCGGCCCAAGGTCGGCGACTAAGAAACGGACGGCTCCGACGAAAATTCCGGCGGGCTGTGCTGACGATGGCTCGCTCTTCCTCCGGAATTTCTCAACGTTCAGTGCCTTCGCGTCGGCGGCGATCGAGGCGGAAGGTTCGGATGGGTGGAGGTCGAGGACAGGAAGTCGGAGAAAGGAGAAGACGCTAGGCACAGGTAATTGCAAGAAAGATGGGTACGGGGAGCTTGCAGAAGCCATAGAGAAGCTTGGCGACATGTAcgagagagtagagagagagaagcagagaCAGATGATAGAGTTGGAGAAGCACAGGATGCTGTTTGCTAAGGAACTGGAGGTCCATAGAATGCAGCTTTTTGTGGACGCCCAGGTTCAGTTTCAGAAGATTAAGCGACATAAACGAGACAACGGAGTCG CAGAACTACTCTACCCGTGGCAAATGCTGTAG
- the LOC119982010 gene encoding trihelix transcription factor ASIL1-like isoform X3: protein MGPVYGALPLREDLWSEDATHTLIEAWGERYIAVNRGNLRQNQWQEIADAVNNYVSSCRSRKVIVTTKETPRTDVQCKNRIDTLKKKYKTEKARVLDSNGAYISQWPFFESLDDLLRTSFQANSTPSTDRSPLRAAWSFSPVPVGPRSATKKRTAPTKIPAGCADDGSLFLRNFSTFSAFASAAIEAEGSDGWRSRTGSRRKEKTLGTGNCKKDGYGELAEAIEKLGDMYERVEREKQRQMIELEKHRMLFAKELEVHRMQLFVDAQVQFQKIKRHKRDNGVARVVIFQVV, encoded by the exons ATGGGTCCAGTCTACGGAGCTCTTCCGCTCCGGGAGGACTTGTGGAGTGAGGACGCCACACACACGCTCATCGAGGCATGGGGAGAACGTTATATCGCCGTAAACCGCGGCAACCTTCGTCAGAACCAGTGGCAGGAGATCGCCGACGCCGTTAACAATTACGTTAGCAGTTGCCGCAGTCGCAAAGTCATCGTCACCACGAAAGAGACGCCTCGTACGGACGTCCAGTGCAAGAACCGCATCGATACCCTCAAGAAGAAGTACAAGACGGAGAAGGCTAGGGTTCTTGACTCCAACGGAGCGTATATCAGCCAATGGCCTTTCTTCGAGAGCCTCGACGATCTCCTTCGGACTAGTTTCCAGGCCAATTCAACGCCGTCAACCGACCGGAGCCCGTTGCGGGCGGCGTGGTCATTTTCTCCGGTTCCTGTCGGCCCAAGGTCGGCGACTAAGAAACGGACGGCTCCGACGAAAATTCCGGCGGGCTGTGCTGACGATGGCTCGCTCTTCCTCCGGAATTTCTCAACGTTCAGTGCCTTCGCGTCGGCGGCGATCGAGGCGGAAGGTTCGGATGGGTGGAGGTCGAGGACAGGAAGTCGGAGAAAGGAGAAGACGCTAGGCACAGGTAATTGCAAGAAAGATGGGTACGGGGAGCTTGCAGAAGCCATAGAGAAGCTTGGCGACATGTAcgagagagtagagagagagaagcagagaCAGATGATAGAGTTGGAGAAGCACAGGATGCTGTTTGCTAAGGAACTGGAGGTCCATAGAATGCAGCTTTTTGTGGACGCCCAGGTTCAGTTTCAGAAGATTAAGCGACATAAACGAGACAACGGAGTCG CAAGGGTGGTCATTTTTCAAGTCGTTTAG
- the LOC119982010 gene encoding trihelix transcription factor ASIL1-like isoform X1, with the protein MGPVYGALPLREDLWSEDATHTLIEAWGERYIAVNRGNLRQNQWQEIADAVNNYVSSCRSRKVIVTTKETPRTDVQCKNRIDTLKKKYKTEKARVLDSNGAYISQWPFFESLDDLLRTSFQANSTPSTDRSPLRAAWSFSPVPVGPRSATKKRTAPTKIPAGCADDGSLFLRNFSTFSAFASAAIEAEGSDGWRSRTGSRRKEKTLGTGNCKKDGYGELAEAIEKLGDMYERVEREKQRQMIELEKHRMLFAKELEVHRMQLFVDAQVQFQKIKRHKRDNGVVQFAVEQDVMSLTLWSCHIGHFISLLIIKFDFIM; encoded by the exons ATGGGTCCAGTCTACGGAGCTCTTCCGCTCCGGGAGGACTTGTGGAGTGAGGACGCCACACACACGCTCATCGAGGCATGGGGAGAACGTTATATCGCCGTAAACCGCGGCAACCTTCGTCAGAACCAGTGGCAGGAGATCGCCGACGCCGTTAACAATTACGTTAGCAGTTGCCGCAGTCGCAAAGTCATCGTCACCACGAAAGAGACGCCTCGTACGGACGTCCAGTGCAAGAACCGCATCGATACCCTCAAGAAGAAGTACAAGACGGAGAAGGCTAGGGTTCTTGACTCCAACGGAGCGTATATCAGCCAATGGCCTTTCTTCGAGAGCCTCGACGATCTCCTTCGGACTAGTTTCCAGGCCAATTCAACGCCGTCAACCGACCGGAGCCCGTTGCGGGCGGCGTGGTCATTTTCTCCGGTTCCTGTCGGCCCAAGGTCGGCGACTAAGAAACGGACGGCTCCGACGAAAATTCCGGCGGGCTGTGCTGACGATGGCTCGCTCTTCCTCCGGAATTTCTCAACGTTCAGTGCCTTCGCGTCGGCGGCGATCGAGGCGGAAGGTTCGGATGGGTGGAGGTCGAGGACAGGAAGTCGGAGAAAGGAGAAGACGCTAGGCACAGGTAATTGCAAGAAAGATGGGTACGGGGAGCTTGCAGAAGCCATAGAGAAGCTTGGCGACATGTAcgagagagtagagagagagaagcagagaCAGATGATAGAGTTGGAGAAGCACAGGATGCTGTTTGCTAAGGAACTGGAGGTCCATAGAATGCAGCTTTTTGTGGACGCCCAGGTTCAGTTTCAGAAGATTAAGCGACATAAACGAGACAACGGAGTCG tACAATTTGCAGTAGAACAAGATGTAATGTCCCTAACTTTGTGGAGCTGTCATATTGGGCACTTCATCTCTTTGCTGATTATCAAATTTGATTTCATAatgtag